The DNA window GTGACCAAGGAGCATTCGTTTccccaaaattttttaattcctAATTTTGCCCTtaatgacctttttttttttttttttttttttttttttttaaatctttgtcCCCTCCCCGTCTATGGCCTTCTACCTTTGCCCGTCCCACACCCACTCCTCCACCTCTCCCGCGAATCCTTCCCTGcactctctccttctccctcgtGCCACCGTCACCCTCCGGGCTCCGGCCTCCTCCACCATCACCTTCTACCTCCACTCTCTCTCACCCCAGGGTCTTAGGTATTGGTCTTGGATCGgccatctctctctcactgCAACTCCGCAAGATTCCTCCCTAAAACCATACAATCCAGGCTAATTTACTCAAATATTATGTGTTCTTCTCTCGGTCAGGAAAGCAACCAAGAATCGCCGCAGAAAACTGTGTCAGTTGGTTGAGTTCTCATCCACCAGATTCGGTTCTATACATCTCATTTGGGTCTCATAACACAATCAGATCGACCCTAATTGTGGAACTCGCAATGGGTTTGGAGGTCATTGGGAAGCTCTTCGTCTGGGTCGTGAGGTCAACGATTGGGTTCGACATTGACGCTGAGTTCAAAGCAGAGTGGTTGCCAGAAGGGTTCGAAGGGCAACTGAGCAAGAGAAAGCAAGGTATGATGGTGAATGGATGGGCGCCTCAGTTGGAGATTTTGTCACAGAGATTAACAGGAGCGTTTCTGATGTGGAGCTGATAAGGGGGAGTGGAGAGTTGGGTTGGCAGGGAAGAGGTAGAGAGGGTTGTTAAGATGGTGatgaataaagaagaaagaaaggggagGAGGTAAAGAGAAAGCTCTGGAGATTGTAAAGAAGATAAGGGATTCAGTGGAGAGAGAGGTGAAAATCAGAAGGGGTCTTCTCTCAAAAGGCACTTGGATGGTTTTTTCAACAGAGTgctaattataaaaaaaatatatttatatcagTTTAAACAATTATATTGTTAAAATTTTTATATAGATCAAGCATGGGCGGTAGGTGTTTTTCTTGTtctcggaaaaaaaaaaataataataatattaataatccTATCTTTAAAGAGCTTGAAATCCATATAAAAGTATATATTTAATGCTCTCTATCATTGTATTTGTATGCCTTTGTTTTTTAGATGCAATCCAATTTAAAAAAACTGACATACCACTTATTAGGGTCACAGGTTGGGCCCGAAAACCAGTGTTTGCAGGAAGCACACCCAAAAAATATCTGGGTTGGGCTGTCGTTTTCAGCCCCTTGGTTGTTATTAAGCCCGAGCGTTTCCCGTTGCAGCCCCAATCCGGTGGATTGGGCTTGGGCCAGAACAATATTGGGCGGGGCTGGCTTCAAAGTTAGTCAAACTGGTGGTTAACCTTTAATTTGGATGTGAATGTATGATTGGATTATCATGTCCATGTTACTGATAAACTTCACAAGATTGATCTAAAGATGTTTATTGCAATTGATCTCAGGAACATCTTTGATGTCATCACCAAACAACATGATTATGCCTTCCAACAATATTTCTCATGGTATGTTCTTCACAAATTCCTCTCTGGTTTCACTAAAACAATTTATTGAAGATAGTCAATGTCTCCCACAAGGTCCTAGGGATTATTACAATTTGGCAAAGAGGGACTCATTATTATGCCCTTCAAGGGAATGAAACATTGCCAAACAGGGATTTGTATGCCTCCCAAGAAACTTTTGGCCAAGAGGTTTTTATTACCATGTTCAAATTCACCGTTATATATGTTTTAAATTCCTTTTCAGGTAATGTTGACATTGTTCCTGAGCATATGCCGAGATGGAACATCACATTGATGGATCTTTATGTTTTTCTATTGTTACAATCATACATGAACTATGCCGAAGTTCCAATTGGCCATCGTCGAAGACTAGAGGTACTACCTGACATGTCTCCTTATTATTCTTTTCTGATAATTATGCATCTTTTGTGTCAAGAAAATGGAGTTCTAATTACTTGTTGAATGTGAATTATAGGAACCGGTACCTAGAGACCCTGAAGCTCCAAGGACATTGGAAGATGAAGTTGAAGTTCAAGCTCCTAGGACAGAGGAAGTTGAACGTCTTGAGGCAGGATTTTCCATTAACAAAACATTTTTCTTTGTCAGTAACTTTTTGTCTTCTACAGCTTCCGGCGGGATCTTTGCCTTCTTGCAAATGAGCAAAGAAAAAGCTAAACCAACATTGAAGCACATCTACATTGCTTGCAGTGTATGCTTGGCCACATCAATCGTTGTTGTGGTTGCAGGTGTGGCACTCATTTTGATCCCTTGGAAGTCTGGTTTGAAGTCTCTGATACTCAAATTAGCTACTTGTGCCACTTTGGTTCTTTTCATGTCAGATTCATTCTTGGCAATAATAGCTTTCAATATTGGAAGTTGATGGCCAAGATCATACTATGTACCCCTGGTGTTCCAAGACAGTCATATGGATTATTGAATATATGCATTTGGTAGAATCAATGGTGCATTATGTATAGATgaattgtacatttttttttttaatgtaactTGTGTATAAGTGAAAATTGGAGAATTTCATTTGTGTTGCACCAGAAAACTGCACTTAGGTTGCTTCTGGATCCTGCACAGGAGAGCAGACACGAGAATGAACACCAGACCGATCTGGCAGGGAACtttccgatgcctaagtcagattccTCGCAAACAGATGATTCCAATAAGAATGAAAAGATCGGTCACCTGGAAAGGGGTTTACTTGGGTTTTTATAGCTGAAGATGACGGTTTTCTGTGGAGAGTCCCAATTTGGTAGTTGTCTATTGTAGGTAGGAGTCTAGATCTGGCAAGAGTTGTAGTAGGGAAGTGAATGTGAAGATTGTTTCCATTATGGGAGTCTCCCATATTGGCCATATCTCGGAGAATATGGTGAGATCCCCTTCCTTCGAGGGAAGATTCGACATTTCAATGGGTGTCCTACTTGGATTCGATCCGAGTCTTATGGTATGTAGGCTAGGCTCAATCAACTCCATTTCGGGGTACTTCTCCACGGTGCTGTCAAGGTCGTGGACCAGTTGGTAGAGGGTAGATGACATGGCTGCTTGGCTGCTCGTTTCGAGCAGCATATAGCCTGTTACCCAATGGATTGAACTTCTCGGGATGTAGAGTTGCATGAACCCCTTGCAGTGGAGCTTCCCTAGCCGCTCGACTCTTGGAGCTCTCTTAATGCCATTGGACTCTTGGAGTTCTCTTAATGCCATTGGTCACTTGGCTCCTGTCTTGGGTGCCCACCTTAGATTAGGTGGATTATGGTCGGTTGGACCGTTTGGCTTCCCCTACATCACAAGGCCATTCGGCAGACACTGGGTCGTACTTGTTTTAGCCATAACAATTTGACTATAAGGTTTCACCACACTTATCCTATTTTCCATTCAGTCACAACCATGCATCTCTACCCAGTCTTTGGGTGATGAAAATTAGATTCATAAGACCATgattaattttgattttcaatGATTACAGTGACTTCAGAGAAGTGAATCAAAAAAGCATTTAGATTCCCTTTGTGATCCTCTCCCACGCATGATAATGTACAATACTCTTCATATGTAAGCACTATTTTTTACAGGTTTCAACAATCACAAGAATGCTCTTTTAAACATTTTTTGGCTTGACATTGCAACCACATGGGTCCTTGCTAGCACAGTGTTTTGGCTATGAATCTTATTGAGAAATTCATTAATAATGATGTTTTATATACAAGAGGTGATAGCCCTAATCGGCTAATGGTATGTGACTACCAATGACTCATACACAATATTGAGTTTCCATGAATGGCACATTTGATATAGActttccaagagagagagagagagagagagtagaataTTGAGTTATCCAGAATGGGAGAACTCGATATTcactgatacaccccctcaagttggagagtCAGAGGGTTGAATCTTCAACTTGTCCCGCATGAACTGAAAACGGGTTGTGGGCAGCCCTTTGGTGAATATAACGGCTAGCTGGTCATTGGTAGAGATGAACTGAACCAAGAGCAGGCGATTGGCAACTCGTTCACGGACAAAATGGAATTCAATTTCCACATGTTTGGTCTAAGCATGAAAAATCGGAGTTACAGAGAGATAGGTAGCCCCGATATTGTCACACCAGAGAACTGGAGGACCGCACAAAGGAAAGCCAAGTTCcttgaaaagagcttcaagcCAGATCAGTTCAGCAGAGGCATTGGCTAAGGCTTTATACTCAACCTCTGTGGAGGAGCATGCCACAGTTTTCTGCTTCTTGGAGTTCCATGATATCAAGTTAGGACCTAAATAGATCGCATACCCACTAGTAGAGAATCTATCAGCATTGCTaccagcccaatctgcatcagagTAGGCTTGAAGAGTCACATCAGAGGACCGTTTCAAGAGAAGACCATGCATGCGAGTAAGCTTGAGATAGCACAAGATGCGCTTGACCAGGGACCAATAGTCCTCAGTTTGGGCATGCATAGATTGACAGGGTTTGTTCACAGAGAAGGAGACATCAGGCCGTGTCAAGGTGATGTACTAAAGGGCGCCAACAAGAGATTGATAGTCGCATCAGCCATCAGAGCACCCCCTTGCGTGGATGGCTTTGAGGTGGTGGAAATAAAGGTCTGTATTGTCTTGCAATCAACCATGGCTGCCCGTATTAGAAGATC is part of the Macadamia integrifolia cultivar HAES 741 chromosome 9, SCU_Mint_v3, whole genome shotgun sequence genome and encodes:
- the LOC122089298 gene encoding uncharacterized protein LOC122089298, with product MFKFTVIYVLNSFSGNVDIVPEHMPRWNITLMDLYVFLLLQSYMNYAEVPIGHRRRLEEPVPRDPEAPRTLEDEVEVQAPRTEEVERLEAGFSINKTFFFVSNFLSSTASGGIFAFLQMSKEKAKPTLKHIYIACSVCLATSIVVVVAGVALILIPWKSGLKSLILKLATCATLVLFMSDSFLAIIAFNIGS